In a single window of the Daphnia carinata strain CSIRO-1 chromosome 4, CSIRO_AGI_Dcar_HiC_V3, whole genome shotgun sequence genome:
- the LOC132087901 gene encoding uncharacterized protein LOC132087901, translated as MYYKTEGPQYYTTKAREYTTTYAATHYYAEAPRYYTTTYAAPSSYTEAPLYYPTKASGYATTYASPGYYTEPSKYYSTTYAAPVYCTEALQYYSTKTAEYYTTAAAQSYTKQAEYYTTTYAAPVYYAEAPTYYKIEATQYYTKKAPEYYTTTYAAPSYYTEALIYYPTTYATPSYYTDAQKYYSVPSYYQAERFKYYTTKAPEYYTYTYHLHPSQLLHEGSSLLDDNVCNSQLFY; from the coding sequence ATGTATTACAAGACGGAGGGTCcacaatactacactacaaaggctcgTGAATACACCACAACCTATGCGGCAACACACTACTATGCAGAAGCCCCGAGGTACTACACCACTACTTACGCCGCTCCTTCTTCTTACACTGAGGCTCCGCTGTACTACCCTACAAAGGCTTCCGGGTACGCAACAACGTATGCTTCGCCAGGTTACTATACCGAGCCCTCTAAGTACTATTCCACTACTTATGCTGCTCCGGTGTACTGCACCGAAGCTCTCCAATACTACAGCACAAAGACcgctgaatactacactactGCTGCTGCACAGTCTTACACCAAGCAAGCTGAGTATTACACAACCACTTACGCAGCTCCAGTTTACTACGCTGAGGCCCCCACGTATTACAAGATTGAGGCCACACAATACTACACTAAGAAGGCTCccgaatactacaccacaacgtacgcTGCACCAAGttattacactgaagctcTGATATACTACCCAACAACCTATGCCACtcctagctactacaccgacGCACAGAAGTACTACTCAGTTCCAAGCTACTACCAGGCTGAACGCTTCAAATACTATACCACAAAAGCGCCAGAGTACTACACTTACACTTACCACTTACACCCATCGCAGTTACTACACGAAGGCTCCAGCTTATTAGACGACAACGTATGCAACTCCCAGCTATTTTACTGA